In Chryseobacterium lactis, a single genomic region encodes these proteins:
- a CDS encoding SDR family NAD(P)-dependent oxidoreductase, whose protein sequence is MNPFSLKDKIILITGASSGIGRSCSVECSKSGAGLILIARNKEELNTTVSMLAPGTKVETIIADLTQCENLEELIAEKVMVMGKISGFIHCAGVEKTLPLKKHTPKLYHDIFAVNVIAGFEIAKILSLKKYKAEASSFVFISSVAGMVGEIGKAAYSSSKGAVISGARSMAMELSRSNVRVNSISPAMVNTPILEKMFAGIGEEAAEEILKRHPLGIGRPEDVANACIFLLSDAAAWITGSNLVVDGGYSAQ, encoded by the coding sequence ATGAATCCGTTTTCATTAAAAGATAAAATCATTCTAATTACAGGGGCTTCTTCCGGAATCGGGAGAAGCTGTTCAGTAGAATGCAGCAAAAGTGGAGCAGGGCTTATCCTGATTGCAAGAAATAAAGAAGAGCTGAATACAACGGTTTCTATGCTGGCTCCGGGCACAAAAGTTGAAACCATTATTGCTGACCTTACTCAATGTGAAAACCTTGAAGAGCTTATTGCTGAAAAGGTCATGGTAATGGGGAAGATTTCAGGTTTTATTCATTGTGCAGGTGTTGAAAAAACACTTCCATTAAAAAAACACACTCCCAAATTATATCACGACATTTTTGCTGTGAATGTGATTGCCGGGTTTGAAATCGCTAAAATTCTTTCGCTCAAAAAGTATAAAGCCGAAGCTTCCAGCTTTGTATTTATTTCCTCTGTAGCAGGAATGGTTGGTGAGATAGGAAAGGCCGCCTATTCATCAAGTAAGGGAGCTGTCATTTCAGGAGCCCGTTCCATGGCGATGGAACTTTCCAGAAGTAATGTTCGGGTCAACAGCATCAGTCCGGCTATGGTAAATACTCCGATTCTGGAGAAAATGTTTGCCGGTATAGGAGAAGAAGCTGCTGAAGAAATCCTTAAAAGGCACCCGCTGGGAATTGGAAGACCTGAAGATGTAGCCAATGCCTGTATCTTCCTGCTTTCTGACGCAGCTGCCTGGATTACCGGTTCTAATCTTGTGGTAGACGGTGGATATTCCGCTCAATAA
- a CDS encoding glycosyltransferase: protein MSENKKIKVLFRHRSMEMGGVEKVILSMLNNLNPDRFDITVCLNLNQGELRNEFPHHVKKVYLTEGKENFSQNPLIHKLQLLRRRMKLASALKNHKVSDHILGNKKFDIEIAPSYTTFSSVINSSNGVSKKIGWFHSEINIPAMQPLVPDILKNFPQFDHMIYCSQKIKDLMHLHYPDLQYPAESVVINAIPIEEIKKKAEEKIEPLPQGPVFVSVGRLHSRKGYHKLIDAHKKLIDEGFQHSVVVIGNGEEMKNLTEQIQANNVQESFILTGNRMNPYPYIKNADYFILSSESEAWPLVIAEALILQKPIIATDTGDVGVMIKDRETGYLINYDTNEMYEAMKTFLTDTELINTIRKNLETIEDQFDNQKIFNAVEEIIETLYIQ, encoded by the coding sequence ATGTCAGAAAATAAGAAAATAAAGGTGTTGTTCAGGCACCGTTCTATGGAAATGGGCGGTGTGGAGAAAGTGATATTAAGCATGCTCAATAATCTGAACCCTGATAGATTTGATATTACGGTATGTCTTAATCTGAATCAGGGTGAGCTTCGAAACGAGTTTCCACATCATGTAAAAAAGGTATACCTTACTGAAGGTAAAGAGAATTTTTCTCAAAATCCACTGATTCATAAACTTCAGCTCCTTCGCAGGAGAATGAAACTGGCAAGTGCACTGAAAAATCATAAAGTCTCTGATCATATCTTAGGTAACAAAAAGTTTGATATTGAAATAGCTCCTTCATATACTACATTTTCGTCAGTCATCAATTCCAGCAATGGAGTGTCGAAAAAAATAGGATGGTTTCATTCCGAAATCAATATTCCTGCCATGCAGCCTTTGGTTCCGGACATTTTAAAAAATTTCCCTCAGTTTGACCATATGATCTACTGCTCTCAAAAAATCAAAGACCTGATGCATCTGCATTACCCGGATTTACAATATCCGGCCGAGAGTGTTGTAATCAATGCCATTCCTATTGAAGAAATTAAAAAAAAGGCAGAAGAAAAAATAGAACCTCTTCCCCAAGGACCGGTTTTTGTGTCCGTAGGTCGTCTTCACAGCAGAAAAGGCTATCATAAACTTATTGATGCCCATAAAAAGCTTATCGATGAAGGTTTTCAACACAGTGTTGTCGTTATAGGAAATGGCGAGGAAATGAAAAATCTTACAGAGCAAATCCAGGCTAACAATGTCCAGGAAAGTTTTATTTTAACTGGAAACAGAATGAATCCCTATCCTTACATTAAAAATGCGGACTACTTCATTCTTTCGTCTGAATCCGAGGCATGGCCTTTGGTGATTGCCGAAGCATTAATTCTTCAGAAACCCATTATTGCAACTGATACCGGAGATGTAGGAGTGATGATCAAAGATCGCGAAACCGGTTACCTTATCAATTATGACACCAACGAAATGTATGAAGCCATGAAAACATTTCTGACAGATACCGAGCTTATTAATACCATCAGAAAAAATCTTGAAACTATTGAAGATCAATTTGATAATCAGAAAATCTTCAATGCCGTTGAAGAGATTATTGAGACCCTTTACATTCAATAA